GATTacattaatttgttttattttatttccttttggGTTGGTTTTGCCACCATCTGTAATTCTGGTTATAGGATCGAAGACggagaagaagaagagagaaagcaggttttctctcttctcttctCGTATCTGTTGTGAaggccaaaatcgttgttttagctTCAAGAAGTTACGGTCTAAAATCATGAATGTGATGCGTCGTCTCAAGAGCATTGCTTCCGGTCGTTCTTCTAGTTCTTCCGATCCCGTAAGTTCTTGTTTTTTTCATGGATTTATTTGACGCTAATCTCTCTTTTTGTAATGTTTATAGAAATGCTAGAAAAACGGAATGGATTTTTGGATTTCTTTTATAAGTTTTGCTCACCgaaaatattgttttttttttgttattcaaTTTTCTTCATTCGTAGATAAATggagaaaatatatatttttgttatgaTTATATTTATATCTAGATTTAGCTGGATTATTATTTGCTTAATGCTATATATGTGATTTCTTTTGTTCTGGTTGCGTAATTATTTTTGTCTTATAGCTGGTTATTTAACtattattctctttttttttttttataaatataatagtTTTTGAAGGTTGAAACAAGGACGAGAGGAATGGCATTGGTAGCTTAAGTCTTTTGCTTTTTGCTTCATTGCTTTTGTTTCTGAAAAGGTTTTATTGCCGTGCTTTTTGAATTTTCTTGCATATTTGTATCGACTTTGATTGTGTTCTATTCATTTATTGATCAACGTTGGTGGAtctcttctttgattttctgatTTAGGATATCTTGATATCAATAGCATAAGGTCATGCTTATGCTTTTATGCGTGTAATTGTCATAAGCCAACCTTTAGTTTTAGATTATATGTTTACCATGGTGGTTTATGGAAAGTCAGGATGCAATGGTTGCATCTTCTGTAGAGCTTTGCTTTTAGATTGGTGATGGGTCAAATCACCAATTTTGGTTTTTCCTGAGAATGGGAAATGTCTTAAACGAACTTTCTTTTTTCTTGGTAGGGGCTTTAATATAGAGGTAAAATGCTGCAGACATGTTACTTACCTAAATGGTTGGGTCCTTGTGATGTTAACCTCAATATGTGATCATGGACTAAAGTCTAGAATGGAAAGGAACTTAGAAAATTACATTTGAGCCTCTACATTGTTTCTTCCGATTGCCTTTACACCTACTGCAGAGTAGTAAAGCAAACTACAATAGAAAAGATGGATTCCACTTAATTTGAGATTTGACCATTAAGTTTCAGACTGGGGTTTTTTAAGTCTGTCTATCCTCCCTgaactcttgagcttaatctggGTTGCCCTTAGGTAACCAAATGAGCCACAAGATCTTATACAAGTGACAAGAGTTGTTTAAAGGAGGAGGAGAACTGAATGTTAATCTGCATCTTGTAAACATATGAGCTACTTGCCTGTGTCTCTTTATGTAATATTTATGCAATTTAAACTGTTACTTCATCATTCAAAGTCACTACCTTCTGTATATATAAAATTCCGTTCTGATGAAAAGATAACATACGAGATCTACAATGAGACTAGTATACGAAGATAGCAGTATGAAAGTTCTCTATTACTCTGAGGTTgcttgttttctttatttttggttttatgatttatttttattttcacatcAGAGTGGGGATATTGGCACCAAGAGGGCAAAGGTTGATCAAGAATCAGAATGCAAGGTAAATGAGGCATCAAATTTTGTTGAGAGGAGTACCACTGATAGAGAGAAACATATGGCTTCTTCATCTCTGGAAACTGTAGCAAGTACGTCCTGTGTAACTTCTGTTGCTAGAACTGAAAAGCCAGATGTTGATCTGCTTcctaatgaaatgcatgaaatgagAATTAGAGATGAGAAAACAGCTGACCCAGATGAGAAGGTGATTGCTTGGTCTTATACTCTCAGAGTTAACACTACATATATGTTGAAATGTCCCTCTTAAATATTGTCTTCATATCCACCTTGTTTTAAATTTATAACCAGGTAAGCTGGAATACCATCTAAGAAGTTATTCACTTCTTCAAACTTAAAAAGTCAGAAGCTGTTGATATAATTTGAAGTAATTATATTGTTCCTTCTATGCATATGACTTGAATTGAGCCTGAACAAGAGCAATGGATTGAATCAATGAGGAATGATCTTTTCCTTTCCATGTTATGACTTGAATTGAGCCTTAATGAGGGCTATGGATTGAATCAACGAGGAAGCAATCTACTTATTCCTCAGGCTATGGCTCGTGGTTCTACAAGAGATCTTCTGAGCAACTTTTTTGGATAATGTTACTTGATTCTATGAAATGATTCAAAGCTGCCTACAGTTATCTATTTCCTTGATTATTTCTAAACTATTGTTTGTAACTTGTATTTCACAGGATGTGGAGGCTCCTGTTATTAATGGAAATGGAACAGAAGCAGGTCAGATAATTTCAGCTACTATTGGTGGTCGGGATGGGCAACCAAAACAGGTGATTTGTTTTGGGTGACGTTTTGTTGTACATAACTGCTTATCTGGATTGTAAATTTTTCCATGCCCTTTTCTTTCTTGATGGGGTGGAGATAAGTTTTCCTGTGGAGGCTGTTTGTTTTAGTTGTTATTTAAAAAATGAACACAGCTCAATAGTTTGCTCAAGTCATTGTCATGTCAGAGTCTTGGTTTACATGCATGGTGGTTCATTTCATTTGATAATTCTATTTGGACTAAGCTGCAATTAACACATAATATTGCATTTCTTTTCTTGGGCTTCAGACAATCTCTTACATGGCAGAGCGTGTGATTGGCACAGGTTCATTTGGCGTTGTCTTTCAGGTATAAATTTATTGGCTCTTAACCCTTTTCTTGTTTGTAACCCTTTGTCTTTGGTATCTGCATTTATTCAGAATATTCTGTCTCTTTGAGTTTTACATGAGACTTTATGTTAATGTAGGCCAAGTGCTTGGAAAGAGGTGAATCTGTTGCTATAAAGAAGGTTCTGCAGGATAAAAGATACAAAAATAGGGAACTCCAGATTATGCGTATACTTGACCATCCTAATGTGGTTCAACTGAAGCACTGTTTCTTTTCAAACACTGACAAAGATGAGCTCTATCTTAATCTTGTTCTAGAGTATGTACCAGACACTGTTTACCAAGTTTCAAAGCACTACACCAAAATGAACTATCATGTGCCCATTCTTCATGTGCAGCTGTATATATACCAGGTGATCGTTGGCTCTGCTTTGCTCATATATGCCAGCTGTATGTATTCACAGTGCATATTGTGACAAGCTATATTGCTTTTGCAGATTTGTCGTGCTCTGAATTATTTACATCATGTGGTTGGTGTTTGTCATCGTGATATTAAGCCTCAAAATTTACTGGTGAGGCTTTTTTGCCTTTTTATTATAAGGTGGAGGTTGATATTATGGTTCACCTTTACTTGACAAAATTGTTATCAACTTGAATGCGCTATAATGTGTGACGCTCTCTTTTCATGGTGGTCAGGCATACTGCTTGTCTAAAGCATTTATTGT
This is a stretch of genomic DNA from Gossypium arboreum isolate Shixiya-1 chromosome 11, ASM2569848v2, whole genome shotgun sequence. It encodes these proteins:
- the LOC108470784 gene encoding shaggy-related protein kinase theta-like isoform X1, whose translation is MNVMRRLKSIASGRSSSSSDPFLKVETRTRGMALSGDIGTKRAKVDQESECKVNEASNFVERSTTDREKHMASSSLETVASTSCVTSVARTEKPDVDLLPNEMHEMRIRDEKTADPDEKDVEAPVINGNGTEAGQIISATIGGRDGQPKQTISYMAERVIGTGSFGVVFQAKCLERGESVAIKKVLQDKRYKNRELQIMRILDHPNVVQLKHCFFSNTDKDELYLNLVLEYVPDTVYQVSKHYTKMNYHVPILHVQLYIYQICRALNYLHHVVGVCHRDIKPQNLLVNPHTHQLKICDFGSAKMLVPGEPNISYICSRYYRAPELIFGATVYSTAIDMWSVGCVMAELLLGHPLFPGESGVDQLVEIIKILGTPTREEIKCMNPNYTEFKFPQIKAHPWHKIFHKQLPPAAVDLVSRLLQYSPNIRCTSLEACAHPFFDNLRDPNVCLPNGQALPPLFNFTAKELAGASDELRQRLIPEHART
- the LOC108470784 gene encoding shaggy-related protein kinase theta-like isoform X2, with protein sequence MNVMRRLKSIASGRSSSSSDPSGDIGTKRAKVDQESECKVNEASNFVERSTTDREKHMASSSLETVASTSCVTSVARTEKPDVDLLPNEMHEMRIRDEKTADPDEKDVEAPVINGNGTEAGQIISATIGGRDGQPKQTISYMAERVIGTGSFGVVFQAKCLERGESVAIKKVLQDKRYKNRELQIMRILDHPNVVQLKHCFFSNTDKDELYLNLVLEYVPDTVYQVSKHYTKMNYHVPILHVQLYIYQICRALNYLHHVVGVCHRDIKPQNLLVNPHTHQLKICDFGSAKMLVPGEPNISYICSRYYRAPELIFGATVYSTAIDMWSVGCVMAELLLGHPLFPGESGVDQLVEIIKILGTPTREEIKCMNPNYTEFKFPQIKAHPWHKIFHKQLPPAAVDLVSRLLQYSPNIRCTSLEACAHPFFDNLRDPNVCLPNGQALPPLFNFTAKELAGASDELRQRLIPEHART
- the LOC108470784 gene encoding shaggy-related protein kinase theta-like isoform X3, which encodes MASSSLETVASTSCVTSVARTEKPDVDLLPNEMHEMRIRDEKTADPDEKDVEAPVINGNGTEAGQIISATIGGRDGQPKQTISYMAERVIGTGSFGVVFQAKCLERGESVAIKKVLQDKRYKNRELQIMRILDHPNVVQLKHCFFSNTDKDELYLNLVLEYVPDTVYQVSKHYTKMNYHVPILHVQLYIYQICRALNYLHHVVGVCHRDIKPQNLLVNPHTHQLKICDFGSAKMLVPGEPNISYICSRYYRAPELIFGATVYSTAIDMWSVGCVMAELLLGHPLFPGESGVDQLVEIIKILGTPTREEIKCMNPNYTEFKFPQIKAHPWHKIFHKQLPPAAVDLVSRLLQYSPNIRCTSLEACAHPFFDNLRDPNVCLPNGQALPPLFNFTAKELAGASDELRQRLIPEHART